A window of Ranitomeya variabilis isolate aRanVar5 chromosome 2, aRanVar5.hap1, whole genome shotgun sequence contains these coding sequences:
- the BSCL2 gene encoding seipin → MSTEVSPPLLQWVEDMFVIFFLRTRRLLLQTGILVCVLLLLLWVSVFLYGSFYYSYMPTVKYSTPVHYQYSSTCNPSPGILCSFPTANVSLLRNNRDRVLMYGQPYRITLELRVPESTVNQDLGMFMVSMSCYTRGGKEISYTARSAMLHYKSHLLKTLETLAVFPLFISGLSQQKQILEVELHSEYREDSYVPTTGAVIQMQSVHLQIYSAELRVHAHFTGLRYILYNYPVISAIIGIASNFVFLSVLVLLSYLQFGAGRSRFRTNVGSTETGRTDNQEGSAVHSVRGEDPDTETLGQGESTRADPSSDAGAQPRTLGMTEESEDQEDFDISLLGDADIPGAVGSSMESPNEPQTGPMLRQRLTQCSAH, encoded by the exons ATGTCCACCGAAGTGTCACCTCCTCTCCTTCAGTGGGTGGAAGacatgtttgtaattttttttctgcgGACTCGGCGGCTGCTCCTCCAGACTGGGATTTTGGTGTGTgtcctcctcctgctcctgtggGTGTCCGTCTTCCTGTACGGCAGCTTTTACTACTCCTATATGCCGACTGTGAAATATTCCACTCCGGTGCACTATCAATACAG CTCCACATGTAACCCATCCCCTGGAATCCTGTGTTCCTTTCCCACCGCTAATGTATCACTTTTGAGGAATAATCGTGACCGG GTGCTGATGTATGGGCAGCCATATCGTATAACTCTGGAGCTTCGGGTGCCAGAATCCACAGTCAACCAGGACCTCGGGATGTTCATGGTTTCAATGTCATGTTACACCCGAGGCGGAAAGGAGATTTCGTACACGGCTCGATCT GCGATGCTGCACTACAAATCCCATCTCCTGAAAACGTTGGAGACTCTGGCCGTGTTCCCTTTGTTCATCTCGGGACTTTCTCAGCAGAAGCAAATTCTTGAAGTTGAGCTGCACTCTGAATATCGAGAAGATTCG TACGTTCCAACCACCGGGGCAGTGATACAAATGCAGAGTGTCCACCTACAAATATACAGTGCTGAGCTCCGGGTCCACGCACACTTTACTGGTCTCAG GTATATTCTGTACAATTACCCAGTCATTTCTGCCATCATCGGCATTGCCAGCAACTTTGTCTTCTTGAGCGTCCTGGTGTTACTCAGCTACCTGCAGTTTGGAGCTGGAAGATCTCGTTTCAGG ACGAATGTGGGCAGCACCGAAACCGGAAGAACGGATAACCAAGAGGGGAGCGCTGTTCACTCAG TGCGTGGTGAGGATCCAGACACAGAGACTCTTGGCCAAGGTGAAAGCACTAGAGCTGACCCTTCCTCTGACGCTG GTGCGCAGCCTCGGACTTTAGGAATGACAGAAGAGAGCGAGGACCAAGAGGATTTTGACATAAGTTTGCTGGGAGACGCGGACATCCCTGGCGCTGTTGGCTCAAGCATGGAATCTCCGAATGAGCCTCAAACCGGACCGATGCTGCGGCAGCGACTGACCCAGTGCAGCGCCCACTGA